In Sulfitobacter albidus, the following proteins share a genomic window:
- a CDS encoding HlyD family type I secretion periplasmic adaptor subunit encodes MTPTLRTSIRWPGVLGALASVLLLGGGTWWATTTEISGAVIASGTVEVTGRPKSVQHLDGGIIAALHVREGDAVERGAPLVTLDDTSLEANLAIYRARLSEALATRDRLIAEQIDAPDISFAAVDPLVDAAEAEVHRAGQIEIFEARQELEASRRDRLAEKAAQFGNQITGVEALIAAKQRQIGFIAEEIAATTQLTERGLARASQLRGLQRNEAELLGQVAEHRSELARIQNSIRDTEIEVLQGRREITEDVVTRLRETTTSIEELRQQILTTAAQLDRVEIRAPDAGRIHEMQFTTLGGVVPPGGVILQIVPRDEGFSFFTRVDPSSIDQVFPGQEAKVLFPAFNQRTTPELRGQVAGVSATTSIDEITGQSYYRVEIAVPDVQLDRLGTRALIPGMPVEAYLTTAERTVLSYLVKPLSDQLVQAFREE; translated from the coding sequence ATGACCCCAACCCTGCGTACATCTATCCGCTGGCCCGGTGTTCTGGGTGCGCTGGCCTCCGTGCTGTTGCTGGGCGGCGGGACGTGGTGGGCCACCACGACCGAGATCAGCGGCGCGGTCATCGCCTCCGGCACGGTCGAGGTGACGGGACGCCCCAAATCCGTGCAGCATCTCGACGGCGGTATCATCGCCGCGCTGCACGTGCGCGAAGGTGATGCGGTGGAGCGGGGCGCGCCGCTGGTGACGCTGGATGACACCTCGCTTGAGGCCAATCTGGCGATCTACCGCGCGCGACTGTCCGAGGCTCTGGCGACCCGCGACCGGCTTATCGCCGAGCAGATTGACGCGCCTGACATCAGCTTTGCCGCGGTCGATCCGCTGGTGGACGCGGCGGAGGCCGAAGTGCACCGCGCGGGCCAGATAGAGATTTTCGAGGCGCGGCAGGAGCTTGAGGCCAGCCGCCGCGACCGTCTCGCCGAGAAGGCCGCGCAATTCGGCAACCAGATCACCGGTGTCGAAGCGCTGATCGCGGCCAAGCAGCGCCAGATCGGGTTCATCGCCGAAGAAATCGCGGCGACGACGCAGCTGACCGAAAGGGGGCTCGCACGCGCCAGCCAGCTGCGCGGGCTGCAACGCAACGAGGCAGAGCTGCTGGGCCAGGTGGCCGAGCATCGCTCTGAGCTGGCGCGCATCCAGAATTCGATCCGCGATACCGAGATCGAGGTGCTGCAAGGTCGCCGCGAGATTACCGAAGACGTCGTTACCCGTCTGCGCGAAACCACCACCAGCATCGAAGAGTTACGTCAGCAGATCCTTACCACCGCCGCACAGCTCGACCGCGTCGAGATCCGCGCGCCCGACGCCGGGCGTATCCACGAGATGCAGTTCACGACGCTTGGCGGTGTGGTGCCGCCAGGCGGTGTGATCCTGCAAATCGTGCCGCGCGATGAGGGGTTCAGCTTTTTCACGCGTGTCGATCCTTCGTCCATCGACCAGGTGTTTCCGGGGCAGGAGGCAAAGGTGCTGTTCCCCGCGTTCAACCAGCGCACCACGCCGGAATTGCGCGGGCAGGTGGCGGGCGTGTCGGCCACGACGTCGATCGACGAGATCACGGGCCAGTCCTACTACCGGGTCGAAATTGCGGTGCCTGACGTGCAGCTTGACCGGCTTGGCACCCGCGCGCTGATCCCCGGGATGCCGGTGGAGGCCTATCTGACCACCGCCGAACGCACGGTGCTGAGCTATCTCGTCAAGCCGCTGAGCGATCAGCTGGTCCAGGCCTTCCGCGAGGAATAG
- the pcaG gene encoding protocatechuate 3,4-dioxygenase subunit alpha, producing the protein MRKFKETPSQTAGPYVHIGCVPSFAGLADMYGGHDPGARMITGAPDGTPVTLTLTVMDGAGDPVTDAMIEIWQPGPDGRFGPTEGFRHWGRQPTDAQSGTAVFETLMPGAPTGQAPHVLIWIVARGINLGLMTRLYFPGQENAADPVFRAAGTRAQTLLATPAEGGFHHNIHLQGPDETVFFDA; encoded by the coding sequence ATGCGCAAGTTCAAAGAGACGCCGTCGCAGACCGCCGGGCCCTACGTGCACATCGGCTGCGTGCCGAGTTTTGCCGGGCTGGCGGACATGTACGGCGGGCACGACCCCGGCGCGCGGATGATCACCGGCGCGCCCGACGGCACGCCCGTGACGCTCACGCTGACGGTGATGGACGGCGCGGGCGATCCGGTCACGGACGCAATGATCGAGATCTGGCAGCCCGGCCCCGATGGCCGCTTTGGTCCCACCGAAGGATTCAGGCACTGGGGGCGTCAGCCCACCGACGCGCAGAGCGGGACGGCGGTGTTCGAGACGCTTATGCCCGGCGCGCCCACCGGACAGGCGCCGCATGTGCTGATCTGGATCGTGGCGCGGGGCATCAATCTGGGGCTGATGACGCGGCTCTATTTTCCGGGACAGGAGAACGCCGCCGATCCGGTGTTCCGCGCGGCGGGCACGCGGGCGCAGACACTATTGGCCACGCCCGCCGAGGGCGGATTTCACCACAACATCCACCTGCAAGGCCCCGATGAAACGGTTTTTTTCGACGCCTGA
- the pobA gene encoding 4-hydroxybenzoate 3-monooxygenase — protein MARTLKTQVCIIGSGPSGLLLSQLLANAGIDTVVIDRKDRAHIEGRIRAGVLEQGTVTALEEAGAADRLHREGLPHDGFELAFDGDRHRIDLKALTGKTVTVYGQTEMTKDLFDKRHADGQIFFFDASDVSPRDLTTAKPRVAFTHGGESIIVECDYIAGCDGFHGVSRRAIPADVLRTFERVYPFGWLGILVERPPVSHELIYANHARGFALASMRSATRSRYYVQCDLKDDIADWSDDRFWEELATRLGADAAANLQTGPSFEKSIAPLRSFVAEPMRYGALFLAGDAAHIVPPTGAKGLNLAAADIRILSRALIAHYADGNDHHIDTYSETVLRRVWKVERFSWQLSTLMHQFPENSPFEKRMQRAEFDYLSGSETASRALAENYVGLPLD, from the coding sequence ATGGCAAGAACGCTGAAAACACAGGTCTGCATCATCGGCTCTGGCCCCAGCGGGCTTTTGCTGTCGCAGCTTCTTGCCAATGCGGGCATCGACACGGTTGTCATCGACCGCAAGGACCGCGCCCATATCGAGGGGCGGATCCGCGCGGGCGTGCTAGAACAGGGCACCGTCACCGCACTGGAGGAGGCCGGCGCCGCCGACCGGCTGCACCGCGAGGGGCTGCCCCACGACGGGTTCGAGCTGGCCTTTGACGGCGATCGCCACCGTATCGACCTCAAGGCGCTGACCGGCAAGACCGTCACGGTCTACGGCCAGACCGAGATGACCAAGGATCTGTTCGACAAGCGCCACGCTGACGGCCAGATCTTTTTCTTTGATGCAAGCGACGTCAGCCCGCGCGATCTGACAACCGCAAAACCACGCGTCGCCTTCACCCACGGGGGCGAAAGCATCATCGTCGAATGTGATTATATCGCCGGATGCGACGGCTTTCACGGGGTATCGCGACGGGCGATCCCGGCTGATGTGCTCAGGACATTTGAGCGGGTCTACCCATTCGGCTGGCTCGGCATTCTTGTCGAGCGTCCCCCCGTCAGTCACGAATTGATCTATGCCAATCACGCGCGCGGCTTTGCACTGGCGTCGATGCGATCGGCGACGCGGAGCCGCTATTACGTCCAGTGCGATCTGAAGGACGATATCGCAGACTGGTCCGATGACCGGTTCTGGGAGGAGCTTGCCACCCGGCTGGGCGCGGATGCGGCGGCAAACCTGCAAACCGGTCCTTCGTTCGAGAAATCCATCGCGCCGCTGCGGTCTTTCGTGGCCGAGCCGATGCGCTACGGTGCGCTGTTTCTGGCCGGGGATGCGGCGCATATCGTACCGCCGACGGGGGCCAAGGGGCTCAACCTGGCCGCCGCCGATATCCGCATCCTGTCGCGCGCGCTCATCGCGCATTACGCGGACGGTAACGATCACCACATCGACACCTATTCGGAAACGGTCCTGCGCCGCGTCTGGAAGGTCGAGCGTTTCTCGTGGCAGCTGTCGACGCTGATGCATCAGTTCCCCGAAAACTCGCCCTTCGAAAAGCGGATGCAGCGGGCGGAGTTCGACTATCTCAGCGGGTCCGAGACGGCATCGCGCGCGCTGGCCGAAAATTACGTGGGCCTGCCGCTTGATTGA
- a CDS encoding alpha-D-ribose 1-methylphosphonate 5-triphosphate diphosphatase has translation MQGALTVRDGLITDIAEGDHLPPGAIDCDGDLVLPGLVELHTDNVERHIEPRPGVDWPHLPALLAHDAELASTGITTVFDAMRVGSIHGGKGRYLRYARTLADALLAARAQGYFKISHFLHLRAEICSDTLLDEFATFGPTDRVGIVSLMDHTPGQRQFRDLEVLKNYVAKKRGMNDAEFAAHVENLMSLQRRFGARHEVGAVTEAARLGAVLASHDDTTAEHVATSARNGAGFAEFPTTHAAAEACRAHGIAVMMGAPNLIRGGSHSGNVAAEALARAGLLDILSSDYVPSALLLSAFRLASIWDDLPRAIATATVNPARAARLHDRGTLAHGLRGDVLRVRMIGETPLLRGVWSQGIKVA, from the coding sequence ATGCAGGGCGCACTGACCGTTCGGGACGGCCTCATCACCGATATTGCCGAAGGGGATCACCTGCCGCCCGGCGCAATCGATTGCGACGGTGATCTGGTCTTGCCCGGACTGGTAGAACTGCACACCGACAACGTCGAGCGCCATATCGAGCCGCGCCCCGGGGTCGACTGGCCACATCTGCCCGCCCTTCTTGCCCATGATGCAGAGCTGGCCTCGACCGGGATAACGACCGTATTCGACGCGATGCGCGTGGGGTCCATCCACGGCGGCAAGGGCCGATATCTCAGATATGCCCGCACCCTTGCCGACGCCCTGCTTGCCGCGCGCGCACAGGGGTATTTCAAGATCAGCCACTTCCTGCATCTGAGGGCAGAGATCTGTTCCGATACGCTGCTGGATGAATTCGCGACCTTTGGTCCCACGGACCGGGTCGGCATCGTCAGCCTGATGGATCACACCCCTGGGCAGCGGCAGTTTCGCGACCTGGAGGTGCTGAAAAACTACGTCGCCAAGAAACGCGGGATGAATGACGCTGAATTTGCCGCCCACGTGGAAAACCTGATGAGCCTGCAGCGGCGCTTTGGCGCGCGCCACGAGGTTGGCGCGGTGACCGAGGCCGCCCGCCTCGGCGCGGTGCTGGCCAGCCACGACGATACCACCGCCGAACATGTTGCCACCTCGGCGCGCAACGGCGCGGGCTTTGCCGAATTTCCCACGACGCACGCCGCTGCCGAGGCCTGCCGCGCCCACGGCATTGCGGTGATGATGGGGGCGCCGAACCTGATCCGCGGCGGCTCCCACTCCGGCAATGTCGCGGCAGAAGCGCTCGCGCGGGCGGGCCTGCTGGATATCCTGTCGTCCGACTACGTGCCCTCGGCGCTGCTGCTGTCGGCCTTTCGCCTCGCGTCGATCTGGGATGATCTGCCGCGCGCCATTGCCACGGCAACCGTAAACCCGGCCCGCGCCGCCCGGCTGCACGATCGCGGCACGCTGGCGCACGGCCTGCGTGGCGACGTTCTGCGGGTGCGCATGATCGGGGAAACCCCGCTGCTGCGCGGTGTGTGGAGCCAGGGAATCAAAGTTGCCTGA
- the phnF gene encoding phosphonate metabolism transcriptional regulator PhnF: MPAKTPIWKAIAAALRDDLAEGRYVLGDRLPTEAALAQRFGVNRHTVRHGISALVKEGLVRTRRGAGAFVAATPTDYPLSRRVRFHENLSAAGRRPEKRVLTIETRAATSNEALALNLPAIDPVCVYHGLSLADGQPIALFESLFPVRRLPGIATALTQHSSVTEALRAAGIDDYTRASTRLTAVRASATQALHLRLAEGDPLLRATSVNVDGQGQPVEFGRTWFAGDRLTLTLEG; this comes from the coding sequence ATTCCTGCAAAAACCCCGATCTGGAAGGCTATCGCGGCGGCCCTGCGCGATGATCTTGCCGAGGGGCGCTACGTGCTGGGTGACCGCTTGCCGACTGAGGCCGCGCTGGCGCAGCGGTTCGGGGTCAACCGTCACACGGTCCGCCACGGCATTTCCGCACTGGTCAAGGAGGGGTTGGTGCGCACCCGGCGCGGTGCCGGCGCCTTTGTCGCGGCCACGCCGACCGATTACCCGCTCTCACGGCGTGTGCGCTTTCACGAAAATCTGAGTGCCGCCGGGCGCAGGCCGGAAAAACGCGTGCTGACCATCGAGACGCGCGCGGCGACGTCAAACGAAGCGCTGGCGCTGAACCTTCCCGCCATCGATCCGGTCTGCGTCTATCACGGTCTGTCGTTGGCGGACGGCCAGCCCATCGCCCTGTTCGAGAGCCTGTTTCCCGTGCGCAGGCTTCCCGGAATCGCCACCGCCCTGACACAGCACAGCAGCGTGACCGAAGCGCTACGCGCGGCGGGCATCGATGACTATACCCGCGCCTCCACCCGTCTGACTGCGGTGCGCGCCAGTGCCACGCAGGCGTTGCACCTGCGGCTGGCAGAGGGCGATCCGCTTTTGCGCGCCACATCCGTAAACGTCGACGGGCAGGGGCAGCCGGTGGAATTCGGCCGCACCTGGTTTGCGGGCGACCGTCTAACGCTGACACTGGAAGGCTAG
- a CDS encoding ArsJ-associated glyceraldehyde-3-phosphate dehydrogenase, whose translation MIVYAINGLGRIGKLALKPLLQRGARIAWINDAVGDPEMHAHLLEFDTVHGRWQAEFAYDSDSITIDGTKIPFFGTRDIAALPLDGVDVVIDCTGVFKTQAKLAPYFDAGVRKVVVSAPVKDGGAANIVYGVNTELYDPAQHDIVTAASCTTNCLAPVVKVIHEALGIKHGSITTIHDVTNTQTIVDRPAKDLRRARSALNSLIPTTTGSATAITLIYPELAGRLNGHAVRVPLLNASLTDCVFEVARETSVQEVNALFAAAADGPLRGILGYETRPLVSADYTNDTRSGIVDAPSTMVINGTQVKIYAWYDNEMGYAHRLVDVACMVGDSL comes from the coding sequence ATGATTGTCTACGCCATCAACGGCCTTGGCCGCATCGGTAAGCTGGCGCTGAAACCGCTGTTGCAACGCGGGGCCCGCATTGCCTGGATCAACGACGCCGTCGGCGATCCCGAAATGCATGCGCATCTGCTGGAGTTCGACACGGTGCACGGCCGCTGGCAGGCTGAGTTTGCCTACGACAGCGACAGCATCACCATCGACGGCACGAAGATCCCCTTTTTCGGGACACGCGACATTGCCGCGCTGCCGCTCGACGGTGTCGACGTGGTGATCGACTGTACCGGCGTGTTCAAAACGCAAGCCAAGCTTGCGCCCTATTTCGACGCGGGCGTGCGCAAGGTCGTGGTCTCGGCGCCGGTCAAGGACGGCGGTGCCGCCAACATCGTCTACGGGGTCAATACCGAGCTCTACGACCCCGCGCAGCACGACATCGTGACGGCGGCGAGCTGCACGACCAATTGCCTCGCCCCCGTCGTCAAGGTGATCCACGAGGCGCTCGGGATCAAACACGGCTCCATCACGACGATCCACGACGTGACCAACACGCAAACCATCGTGGACCGCCCGGCCAAGGATCTGCGTCGCGCCCGCTCGGCGCTGAATTCACTGATCCCCACGACCACCGGCAGCGCGACGGCGATCACGCTGATCTACCCGGAATTGGCGGGCCGGTTGAACGGGCACGCGGTCCGGGTGCCCTTGCTCAACGCATCGTTGACCGACTGCGTGTTCGAAGTCGCACGCGAAACGAGCGTGCAGGAGGTCAACGCCCTCTTCGCGGCCGCAGCCGATGGCCCGTTGCGCGGTATTCTGGGGTATGAGACCCGCCCGCTGGTGTCAGCCGATTACACCAACGACACCCGCTCCGGCATCGTCGACGCGCCCAGCACCATGGTCATCAACGGCACACAGGTGAAAATCTATGCCTGGTACGATAACGAGATGGGCTATGCGCACCGGTTGGTGGATGTGGCCTGCATGGTCGGGGACAGCCTGTGA